The following coding sequences are from one Hippopotamus amphibius kiboko isolate mHipAmp2 chromosome 9, mHipAmp2.hap2, whole genome shotgun sequence window:
- the LOC130861040 gene encoding olfactory receptor 1F1-like gives MRGANQSSVSEFLLLGLSRQPQQQQLLFVLFLSMYLATVLGNLLILLAISMDSRLHIPMYFFLCSLSFVDVCFSSTTVPKMLADHIFGSQTISFSGCLMQMYFVFMFVDMDNFLLAVMAYDRFVAICHPLHYSAKMTHQLCALLVTGSWVISNLNVLLHTLLMAQLSFCADNAIPHFFCDVTVLLKLSCSDTHLNEMMILTEGALIMIIPFVCILVSYIHITCAVLRVPSTKARWKAFSTCGSHLAVVSLFYGTIIAVYFNPSSSHSSEKDTTATVMYTVVTPMLNPFIYSLRNRDLKRALGRVGYKSTFAIPSAGTNPPPHFLLSLAILFHTFKSQAKCHLFLH, from the exons ATGAGAGGGGCAAACCAGTCGAGTGTCTCTGAGTTCCTCCTCCTGGGTCTCTCCAGGcagccccagcagcagcagctcctctTCGTGCTCTTCCTGAGCATGTACCTGGCCACGGTCCTCGGAAACCTGCTCATCCTCCTGGCCATCAGCATGGACTCCCGCCTGCACatccccatgtacttcttcctctgcaGCCTGTCCTTCGTGGATGTGTGCTTCTCCTCCACCACTGTCCCTAAGATGCTGGCCGACCACATATTCGGGAGCCAGACCATCTCCTTCTCTGGGTGTCTCATGCagatgtattttgttttcatgttcGTGGACATGGACAATTTCCTCctggctgtgatggcctatgaccgctttgTTGCCATATGCCACCCCTTACACTACTCAGCAAAGATGACCCACCAGCTCTGTGCCCTGCTGGTCACTGGGTCGTGGGTCATTTCCAACCTGAATGTCCTGTTGCATACCCTGCTGATGGCTCAACTCTCATTCTGTGCAGACAATGCCATCCCCCACTTCTTCTGTGATGTGACCGTCCTCCTGAAACTCTCCTGCTCTGACACACACCTCAATGAAATGATGATTCTGACTGAGGGTGCCCTGATCATGATCATCCCATTTGTTTGTATCCTGGTATCATATATACACATCACCTGTGCTGTCCTGAGAGTCCCATCCACAAAGGCAAGATggaaagccttctccacctgtggctcccacCTGGCTGTGGTTTCCCTCTTCTATGGCACCATCATTGCTGTGTATTTCAACCCTTCATCCTCACACTCATCTGAGAAGGACACCACAGCTACTGTGATGTACACGGTGGTGACTCCCATGCTGAACCCTTttatctacagcctgaggaacaggGACTTGAAAAGGGCTCTTGGAAGAGTG GGATACAAATCAACATTTGCTATTCCTTCTGCTGggaccaacccccccccccactttcttcTCTCGCTAGCAATCCTCTTTCACACCTTCAAGAGCCAAGCCAAGTGCCACCTCTTCCTCCATTAG
- the LOC130861042 gene encoding olfactory receptor 1F1-like, which yields MRGTNQSSVSEFLLLGLSRQPQQQQLLFVLFLSMYLATVLGNLLILLAISMDSRLHIPMYFFLCSLSFVDVCFSSTTVPKMLADHILGSQTISFSGCLMQMYFVFMFVDMDNFLLAVMAYDRFVAICHPLHYSAKMTHQLCALLVTGSWVISNLNVLLHTLLMAQLSFCADNAIPHFFCDVTVLLKLSCSDTHLNEMMILTEGALIMIIPFVCILVSYIHINCAVLRVPSTMGRWRAFSTCGSHLAVVSLFYGTIIAVYFNPSSSHSSEDTTATVMYTVVTPMLNPFIYSLRKRDLKGALQKVIGRKICSY from the coding sequence ATGAGAGGGACAAACCAGTCGAGTGTCTCTGAGTTCCTCCTCCTGGGTCTCTCCAGGcagccccagcagcagcagctcctctTCGTGCTCTTCCTGAGCATGTACCTGGCCACGGTCCTCGGAAACCTGCTCATCCTCCTGGCCATCAGCATGGACTCCCGCCTGCACatccccatgtacttcttcctctgcaGCCTGTCCTTCGTGGACGTGTGCTTCTCCTCCACCACTGTCCCTAAGATGCTGGCCGACCACATACTCGGGAGCCAGACCATCTCCTTCTCTGGGTGTCTCATGCagatgtattttgttttcatgttcGTGGACATGGACAATTTCCTCctggctgtgatggcctatgaccgctttgTTGCCATATGCCACCCCTTACACTACTCAGCAAAGATGACCCACCAGCTCTGTGCCCTGCTGGTCACTGGGTCGTGGGTCATTTCCAACCTGAATGTCCTGTTGCATACCCTGCTGATGGCTCAACTCTCATTCTGTGCAGACAATGCCATCCCCCATTTCTTCTGTGATGTGACCGTCCTCCTGAAACTCTCCTGCTCTGACACACACCTCAATGAAATGATGATTCTGACTGAGGGTGCCCTGATCATGATCATCCCATTTGTTTGTATCCTGGTATCATATATACACATCAACTGTGCTGTCCTGAGAGTCCCATCCACAATGGGAAGGTGGagagccttctccacctgtggctcccacCTGGCTGTGGTTTCCCTCTTCTATGGCACCATCATTGCTGTGTATTTCAACCCTTCATCCTCACACTCATCTGAGGACACCACAGCTACTGTGATGTACACGGTGGTGACTCCCATGCTGAACCCTTttatctacagcctgaggaaGAGGGACTTGAAAGGGGCTCTGCAAAAAGTGATTGGCAGAAAGATATGCTCTTACTGA
- the LOC130861043 gene encoding olfactory receptor 1F1-like: MRGANQSSVSEFLLLGLSRQPQQQQLLFVLFLSMYLATVLGNLLILLAISMDSRLHIPMYFFLCSLSFVDVCFSSTTVPKMLANHILGSQTISFSGCLMQMYFVFMFMDMDNFLLAVMAYDRFVAICHPLHYSAKMTHQLCALLVTGSWVIASLDMLLHTLLMARLSFCADNAIPHFFCDVTALLKLSCSDTHLNEMMILIEAGPIMIAPFICILVSYIHITCAVLRVPSTKGRWRAFSTCGSHLAVVLLFYGTIIFLYFNPLSSHSAETDIVAAVMFSVVTPMLNPFIYSLRNQDIKGALGKLVAMKFFLLSNEMS, from the coding sequence ATGAGAGGGGCAAACCAGTCGAGTGTCTCTGAGTTCCTCCTCCTGGGTCTCTCCAGGcagccccagcagcagcagctcctctTCGTGCTCTTCCTGAGCATGTACCTGGCCACGGTCCTCGGAAACCTGCTCATCCTCCTGGCCATCAGCATGGACTCCCGCCTGCACatccccatgtacttcttcctctgcaGCCTGTCCTTCGTGGACGTGTGCTTCTCCTCCACCACTGTCCCTAAGATGCTGGCCAACCACATACTCGGGAGCCAGACCATCTCCTTCTCTGGGTGTCTCATGCagatgtattttgttttcatgttcATGGACATGGACAATTTCCTCctggctgtgatggcctatgaccgctttgTTGCCATATGCCACCCCTTACACTACTCAGCAAAGATGACCCACCAGCTCTGTGCCCTGCTGGTCACTGGGTCGTGGGTCATTGCCAGCCTGGATATGCTGTTGCATACCCTGCTGATGGCTCGACTCTCATTCTGTGCAGACAATGCCATTCCCCATTTCTTCTGTGATGTGACTGCCCTCCTGAAACTCTCCTGCTCTGACACACACCTCAATGAAATGATGATTCTAATTGAAGCAGGGCCAATAATGATCGCTCCGTTTATTTGCATCCTGGTATCATATATACACATCACCTGTGCTGTCCTGAGAGTCCCATCCACAAAGGGAAGGTGGagagccttctccacctgtggctcccacCTGGCTGTGGTTCTCCTCTTCTATGGCACCATCATATTTCTGTATTTCAACCCTTTATCCTCCCACTCAGCTGAGACAGATATAGTAGCTGCTGTGATGTTCTCTGTGGTGActcccatgctgaacccctttaTCTACAGCCTGAGAAACCAGGACATAAAAGGGGCTCTTGGAAAACTGGTTGCTATGAAATTTTTTCTACTCAGTAATGAAATGAGCTAA